In the genome of Limnobaculum zhutongyuii, one region contains:
- a CDS encoding efflux RND transporter periplasmic adaptor subunit codes for MQLPTSKLRYVLIIAAILIAGWLIKLFFFPEVVKPNYITTPATKTSIEQTVLADGSIKALKQVNVGAQVSGQIKALHVELGDKVTKGQALAEIDDLPQNNDLHNAEAGLKSVQAQRQAKLATLKNNQLAFNRQSQILAKGVGAQADYDAAKAQLDATKAEIESLDAQIIQAQIAMDTAKLNLGYTKISSPIDGVVVAIPVEEGQTVNAVQSAPTILKVAQLDTMTIEAQISEADVPKVKTGMPVYFTILGEPGKHYSAKLRAIEPAPDSINSSDTTTSTSSSSTTTAIYYNGLFDVENPDGKLRISMTAQVYIVLDQAKDTIVIPTTALNDTDNQGNASVQVVDASGKVIQKKVKTGINNNVDVQIISGLEEGENVIVSEAGAAGSTQPARMRMRM; via the coding sequence ATGCAATTACCTACATCCAAACTACGATATGTGCTGATTATTGCAGCCATTTTGATCGCCGGTTGGTTGATAAAACTATTCTTTTTTCCTGAAGTGGTAAAACCTAACTATATTACTACGCCAGCAACGAAGACCAGTATAGAGCAAACCGTTCTGGCAGATGGCTCCATTAAAGCCTTAAAACAGGTTAACGTAGGTGCTCAGGTTTCAGGTCAGATTAAAGCACTACATGTGGAACTTGGTGACAAGGTTACTAAAGGACAGGCGCTGGCAGAAATCGATGACCTGCCGCAAAACAATGATTTGCACAATGCTGAAGCGGGCTTAAAAAGCGTACAGGCCCAACGTCAGGCTAAATTAGCCACACTGAAAAACAATCAATTAGCCTTCAATCGCCAAAGCCAGATTCTGGCAAAAGGTGTTGGCGCTCAGGCAGATTACGACGCGGCCAAAGCCCAGTTAGATGCGACTAAAGCAGAAATCGAATCTCTGGATGCGCAAATTATTCAGGCGCAAATCGCCATGGATACCGCCAAATTGAATCTTGGCTATACCAAAATTAGCTCACCTATTGATGGTGTCGTAGTAGCCATTCCGGTTGAAGAAGGACAAACGGTTAACGCCGTACAAAGCGCCCCAACCATCCTGAAAGTTGCTCAACTGGATACCATGACCATTGAAGCTCAAATTTCCGAAGCCGATGTGCCTAAGGTTAAAACCGGTATGCCGGTTTACTTCACCATTCTGGGAGAGCCAGGCAAACATTATAGCGCTAAGTTACGAGCCATAGAGCCAGCGCCCGACTCTATCAATAGCAGTGATACCACCACCAGCACCTCATCCAGTTCGACCACTACGGCTATTTACTACAATGGTCTGTTCGATGTGGAAAACCCGGATGGCAAACTGCGTATCTCTATGACGGCTCAGGTCTACATTGTTTTGGATCAGGCTAAAGACACCATTGTTATCCCTACCACGGCGCTTAACGATACTGATAATCAGGGCAATGCCAGCGTTCAGGTTGTTGACGCATCAGGAAAAGTCATCCAGAAGAAAGTCAAAACCGGTATTAATAACAACGTTGATGTGCAAATTATCTCCGGTCTGGAAGAAGGTGAAAATGTGATCGTCAGTGAAGCGGGTGCTGCAGGATCAACTCAACCGGCACGCATGCGGATGAGGATGTAG
- a CDS encoding MacB family efflux pump subunit encodes MSQPLLQLDNISRQFPAGEQTVTVLKGINLTIHSGEMVAIVGASGSGKSTLMNILGCLDKPSGGTYRIAGRATNELAPDDLAELRREHFGFIFQRYHLLGDLTAAGNVEVPAIYAGTERQKRKERAVALLTRLGLDERTSYRPSQLSGGQQQRVSIARALMNGGQIILADEPTGALDKHSGQEVLKILKDLHSQGHTVVIVTHDMQIAEHAERIIEISDGHIIADRKVYKEPEEIIQKSSSSSHATKTNNGWFALRDRFVDAFKMALLAMFSQRLRTFLTMLGIIIGIASVVSVVALGEGSRQKILADISSMGTSTLEVFPGKDFGDRKASTIHTLRGTDADALSQQSYVHSVTPSVTTSTTFRVNNQSVTGTVNGVGQQFFDVRGYKMELGMAFSQSSVDSLAQDVVIDSNTKEKLFGKNSNPVGQVILLGSLPARIIGVAEEQQSGFGSSESLNVWLPYTTVMKRMLGQSYLRSITVRIKDNIDMDVAEQGVTKLLTQRHGTQDFFILNTDSIRQTIENTTATMTLLVSMIAVISLVVGGIGVMNIMLVSVTERTREIGVRMAVGARSSDIMQQFLIEAILVCLLGGALGVGLALGIGVIFDQLVSSFSMVYSITSIVAAFVCSTMIGMVFGFFPARRAARMDPINALERE; translated from the coding sequence ATGAGTCAACCGTTACTACAACTGGATAACATTTCCCGCCAGTTTCCTGCCGGAGAACAAACCGTTACCGTTCTGAAAGGAATCAATCTGACGATTCATTCTGGTGAAATGGTCGCGATTGTCGGTGCCTCCGGTTCAGGTAAGTCAACGCTGATGAATATCCTTGGCTGTCTGGATAAGCCCAGTGGCGGAACCTACCGCATTGCCGGACGCGCAACCAATGAACTGGCCCCCGATGATTTGGCAGAACTGCGCCGTGAACACTTTGGCTTTATATTTCAGCGTTATCATCTGTTGGGAGACCTGACCGCTGCGGGTAACGTTGAAGTGCCTGCTATCTATGCCGGAACCGAGCGTCAAAAACGCAAGGAGCGGGCCGTAGCGCTGTTAACGCGTCTGGGTTTGGATGAACGTACCAGCTACCGCCCAAGTCAGCTCTCCGGCGGCCAGCAGCAGCGTGTGAGTATTGCTCGCGCGCTAATGAATGGTGGTCAGATAATTTTAGCGGATGAACCAACCGGTGCGTTAGATAAGCATAGCGGACAGGAAGTACTGAAGATCCTTAAGGACTTACACAGTCAGGGCCATACCGTGGTGATTGTTACCCACGATATGCAAATTGCTGAACACGCAGAACGTATTATCGAAATCAGCGATGGTCATATCATTGCCGATAGAAAAGTGTACAAAGAACCAGAAGAGATCATTCAAAAGTCCTCTTCATCATCCCATGCAACCAAAACCAATAACGGGTGGTTTGCACTACGGGATCGGTTTGTTGATGCCTTTAAAATGGCGCTACTGGCTATGTTTTCCCAGCGCTTGCGAACCTTCCTGACCATGTTAGGAATTATTATTGGTATCGCTTCAGTCGTTTCCGTTGTGGCATTGGGCGAAGGTTCTCGTCAAAAAATTCTGGCTGATATCAGTTCGATGGGTACCAGTACGCTGGAAGTCTTTCCCGGTAAAGACTTCGGTGACCGTAAAGCCTCTACCATACATACGTTACGCGGAACTGATGCAGATGCCCTGAGCCAGCAAAGTTACGTCCATAGCGTAACCCCCAGCGTCACCACTTCCACCACGTTTCGTGTCAATAATCAGTCAGTGACCGGAACCGTCAATGGTGTCGGTCAACAATTCTTTGATGTACGCGGCTACAAAATGGAACTGGGTATGGCCTTTAGCCAAAGCAGCGTAGATTCTCTGGCTCAGGATGTGGTCATTGACTCTAACACCAAAGAAAAGCTGTTTGGTAAAAACAGTAATCCGGTTGGACAGGTGATCTTACTGGGTAGTCTGCCAGCCAGAATCATTGGCGTCGCGGAAGAACAGCAAAGTGGCTTTGGCAGCAGTGAAAGCCTTAACGTCTGGCTACCTTATACTACGGTAATGAAGCGTATGCTGGGCCAGTCATATCTGAGAAGTATCACCGTGCGTATCAAAGACAATATTGATATGGATGTCGCTGAGCAAGGCGTTACCAAGTTATTGACTCAGCGCCACGGCACACAAGATTTCTTTATTCTGAACACTGATAGCATTCGACAAACCATTGAAAATACTACCGCCACCATGACGCTGTTGGTCTCTATGATAGCCGTTATCTCTTTGGTGGTTGGCGGTATTGGCGTAATGAATATTATGCTGGTTTCGGTAACCGAACGAACCCGAGAGATTGGAGTACGCATGGCCGTTGGCGCTCGCTCCAGTGATATCATGCAACAGTTCCTGATTGAAGCGATTCTGGTCTGCCTGTTAGGTGGAGCATTGGGCGTAGGATTAGCACTGGGCATTGGCGTCATCTTCGACCAGTTGGTTAGCAGCTTCTCCATGGTCTACTCCATAACCTCTATCGTTGCTGCATTTGTCTGCTCAACCATGATTGGTATGGTATTTGGCTTCTTCCCGGCCCGCCGGGCGGCAAGAATGGACCCTATCAACGCCCTGGAACGAGAGTAA
- the cysM gene encoding cysteine synthase CysM, with amino-acid sequence MSTLEDYIGNTPLVRLQRLTEGLESEVWVKLEGNNPAGSVKDRAALSMIQRAEQRGEIHPGDRLIEATSGNTGIALAMIATLKGYSLRLIMPDNMSRERQASMRAYGAELILVSREQGMEGARDLAQQMAADGQGKILDQFNNDDNPYAHFTTTGPEIWQQTSGQVSHFVSSMGTTGTITGVSRYLKSQNPAVQTIGLQPAEGSSIPGIRRWSPGYLPGIFRPELVDTIMDISQIEAELTMKQLATREGIFCGVSSGGAVAGALRIAAQHKDAVIVTVICDRGDRYLSTGVFDD; translated from the coding sequence GTGTCAACTTTAGAAGACTATATTGGAAATACGCCGTTGGTAAGATTACAGCGGCTGACGGAAGGGCTGGAAAGCGAAGTTTGGGTTAAGTTGGAAGGCAATAACCCGGCAGGATCGGTAAAAGATCGTGCAGCGTTATCAATGATTCAACGCGCTGAACAACGGGGGGAAATTCACCCTGGCGATCGGTTGATTGAAGCGACCAGTGGTAATACCGGTATTGCTCTGGCAATGATTGCCACGCTAAAAGGATATTCTCTGCGTTTGATTATGCCGGATAATATGAGCCGTGAGCGTCAGGCTTCTATGCGTGCCTATGGCGCGGAGTTAATTCTGGTCAGCCGTGAACAGGGTATGGAAGGTGCCAGAGATCTGGCGCAGCAGATGGCCGCTGACGGGCAGGGGAAGATCCTCGATCAGTTTAATAATGATGATAATCCTTATGCACACTTCACCACTACCGGCCCGGAAATCTGGCAGCAAACTTCTGGTCAGGTTAGCCATTTTGTCTCCAGTATGGGAACCACCGGAACCATTACCGGTGTTAGCCGCTATCTGAAATCGCAAAATCCCGCAGTCCAAACAATTGGTTTACAGCCTGCCGAGGGCAGCAGCATTCCGGGGATTCGCCGTTGGTCTCCCGGGTATCTACCGGGAATTTTTCGTCCTGAACTGGTGGATACCATTATGGATATCAGCCAGATTGAGGCGGAATTAACGATGAAACAACTGGCTACCCGTGAGGGTATTTTTTGTGGGGTAAGTTCCGGCGGTGCTGTTGCCGGGGCATTACGTATCGCCGCTCAGCATAAAGATGCAGTGATTGTGACGGTTATTTGCGATCGTGGGGATCGTTATTTATCGACTGGGGTATTTGATGATTAG
- the cysA gene encoding sulfate/thiosulfate ABC transporter ATP-binding protein CysA: MSIEIKGINKYFDQTRVLQDISLDIHSGEMLALLGPSGSGKTTLLRIIAGLEYQNSGLLSFNGKDVSRLHARDRQVGFVFQHYALFRHMTVFDNVAFGLTVLPRRERPTAAAIKQKVDGLLEMVQLSHLANRFPSQLSGGQRQRVALARALAVDPQILLLDEPFGALDAQVRKELRTWLRQLHEELKFTSVFVTHDQEEAMEIADRVVVMSQGHVEQVGTPEEVMREPESRFVLEFLGEVNQIKAEIKGNRLLVGQHHWPLEVSPIHQGAVELYLRPWEVELSAQPTSRCVLPVQVTDSIPKGHYWQLTLQPSGWQQTPLSVTFSHEHGVPPQKGERYYIGGERARLYAGDELLLQSYPYAKSA; encoded by the coding sequence ATGAGCATTGAGATTAAAGGTATTAATAAATACTTTGATCAAACCAGAGTCTTGCAGGACATCTCTCTGGATATCCATTCCGGTGAAATGTTGGCGCTACTGGGGCCATCCGGCTCGGGTAAAACTACACTGTTGAGAATTATTGCCGGGCTGGAGTATCAAAACTCAGGTCTGTTGAGTTTTAACGGCAAAGATGTCAGTCGCCTTCATGCCCGGGATCGTCAGGTTGGTTTTGTCTTCCAGCACTATGCGTTATTCCGCCATATGACTGTGTTTGATAATGTTGCTTTTGGCCTGACGGTACTGCCTCGTCGTGAGCGTCCAACCGCAGCGGCAATTAAGCAAAAAGTCGATGGCCTGTTAGAAATGGTACAACTGAGCCATCTGGCAAATCGTTTTCCTTCTCAGTTATCGGGTGGTCAGCGCCAACGGGTAGCATTAGCGCGTGCGTTGGCTGTCGACCCACAAATTCTGTTGCTGGATGAACCCTTCGGTGCTCTGGATGCTCAGGTGCGTAAAGAACTGCGTACCTGGCTGCGCCAATTGCATGAAGAGTTAAAATTTACCAGTGTCTTTGTGACTCACGATCAGGAAGAAGCGATGGAAATTGCCGATCGCGTAGTCGTGATGAGTCAGGGGCATGTTGAACAGGTTGGTACACCGGAAGAGGTGATGCGCGAACCGGAAAGTCGTTTTGTGCTGGAGTTTCTTGGTGAAGTTAACCAGATTAAGGCGGAAATTAAAGGTAATCGCTTGCTGGTGGGTCAGCATCACTGGCCGCTGGAAGTATCACCAATACATCAGGGGGCGGTGGAGCTCTATTTGCGTCCGTGGGAAGTCGAACTCAGTGCTCAGCCCACCTCTCGTTGTGTATTACCGGTGCAGGTGACGGACAGCATACCAAAAGGTCATTACTGGCAGCTCACATTACAACCATCAGGCTGGCAACAAACGCCACTTAGCGTTACCTTTAGTCATGAGCATGGCGTGCCACCACAAAAAGGTGAGCGCTACTATATTGGTGGAGAACGGGCGCGTCTGTACGCAGGAGATGAATTGCTATTGCAAAGTTATCCCTACGCAAAAAGCGCCTGA
- the cysW gene encoding sulfate/thiosulfate ABC transporter permease CysW, giving the protein MTDFTFQQTFSSRDINWGKWALIIAGVVISVLLLVIPMVAIFVTAFSAGIDALWNNLSDPDMLHAVWLTVLIALITVPVNLVFGTLLAWLVTRFEFRGRQLLLTLIDIPFAVSPVVAGLLYLLFYGSNGVVGGWLESHNIQLMFSWQGMVLVTIFVTCPFVVRELVPVMMSQGSQEDEAAVLLGASGWQMFRRVTLPNIRWALLYGVVLTNARAIGEFGAVSVVSGSIRGETYTLPLQVELLHQDYNTAAAFTAAGLLTLMAIVTLFLKSTLQWRIARQKKQDTQEINHEH; this is encoded by the coding sequence ATGACAGATTTTACGTTCCAGCAGACATTCAGCTCTCGTGATATCAACTGGGGTAAGTGGGCACTTATTATCGCTGGGGTGGTGATTTCAGTGCTGCTGCTGGTGATACCGATGGTGGCCATTTTTGTTACTGCATTTTCTGCCGGAATCGACGCGCTGTGGAACAACCTGAGCGATCCGGACATGCTGCACGCCGTTTGGCTAACGGTACTTATTGCGTTGATTACCGTACCGGTGAATCTGGTTTTTGGCACGTTGTTGGCGTGGCTGGTTACGCGTTTTGAGTTTCGTGGCCGTCAGCTGTTGTTGACGTTGATTGATATTCCTTTCGCCGTATCGCCGGTGGTGGCCGGGCTGCTGTATTTACTGTTTTACGGCTCAAACGGTGTGGTTGGTGGCTGGCTGGAATCACACAATATTCAACTGATGTTTTCATGGCAGGGCATGGTGCTGGTCACCATTTTCGTTACCTGTCCATTTGTGGTGCGTGAACTGGTCCCTGTGATGATGAGTCAGGGCAGTCAGGAAGATGAGGCGGCAGTGCTGCTGGGTGCTTCCGGCTGGCAAATGTTCCGTCGGGTTACGTTACCGAATATTCGCTGGGCGCTGCTGTATGGCGTAGTCCTGACCAATGCCCGGGCGATTGGTGAATTTGGTGCCGTTTCGGTGGTGTCCGGCTCTATTCGCGGTGAAACCTATACCTTACCGTTACAGGTTGAGCTACTTCATCAGGACTACAACACCGCTGCAGCGTTTACTGCCGCAGGTCTGTTAACCCTGATGGCGATAGTGACCTTGTTCTTAAAAAGTACTCTGCAATGGCGTATTGCCCGTCAGAAAAAGCAAGATACTCAGGAGATAAATCATGAGCATTGA
- the cysT gene encoding sulfate/thiosulfate ABC transporter permease CysT, producing MLSISAKRVLPGFSLSLGSSLLFTCLILLLPMSALVMQLANMSWHEYWQVVTHPQVVAAYKVTLAAAAVASIFNAAFGMLMAWILTRYRFPGRTLLDGLMDLPFALPTAVAGLTLASLFSTTGWYGTWLAELGIKVSFTWLGIAVAMAFTSIPFVVRTVQPVLEELGPEYEEAAETLGASRWQSFRRVVLPEVAPALMTGTVLSFTRSLGEFGAVIFIAGNIAWKTEVTSLMIFIRLQEFNYAAASAIASVILAASLVLLFIANVLQSRYGKRVGGH from the coding sequence TTGTTATCTATATCTGCCAAGCGTGTATTACCGGGCTTCTCTCTGAGTTTAGGGAGCAGTCTGCTATTTACCTGCTTAATTCTGCTGTTGCCCATGAGCGCATTAGTCATGCAGCTCGCCAATATGAGCTGGCATGAATACTGGCAGGTAGTTACCCATCCTCAAGTGGTAGCGGCTTATAAAGTGACGCTGGCGGCAGCAGCTGTAGCCAGCATCTTTAATGCAGCCTTCGGTATGTTGATGGCATGGATTTTAACCCGCTACCGTTTTCCTGGCCGTACCCTGCTGGATGGCCTGATGGATTTACCCTTTGCACTGCCAACGGCGGTTGCGGGTTTAACACTGGCCAGCCTGTTTTCAACCACAGGCTGGTACGGTACCTGGCTGGCGGAGCTGGGAATTAAAGTTTCATTTACCTGGTTAGGCATCGCTGTTGCCATGGCATTTACCAGCATTCCTTTTGTGGTGAGAACCGTTCAGCCCGTATTAGAAGAGCTGGGGCCTGAGTATGAAGAAGCCGCCGAAACTCTGGGTGCCAGCCGTTGGCAAAGTTTTCGTCGGGTTGTGTTACCGGAAGTTGCTCCGGCGCTAATGACCGGCACGGTACTGTCGTTTACCCGCAGTTTGGGGGAGTTTGGCGCAGTAATTTTTATTGCCGGAAATATCGCCTGGAAGACGGAAGTAACCTCGTTGATGATCTTTATTCGTCTGCAAGAGTTTAACTATGCGGCAGCCAGCGCGATTGCCTCAGTGATTCTGGCTGCCTCACTGGTATTGCTATTTATTGCTAACGTTTTGCAGAGCCGCTATGGCAAACGAGTTGGAGGTCACTAA
- the cysP gene encoding thiosulfate ABC transporter substrate-binding protein CysP, protein MKKLGLKSWIIATMIATSSVSAAELLNSSYDISRELFAEINPAFEKAWKQKTGEDLTIKQSHAGSSKQALAILQGLKADVVTYNQVTDVQILHDKGNLIPANWQSRLANNSSPYYSTMAFLVRKGNPKKIHNWNDLVRDDVKLVFPNPKTSGNGRYTYLAAWGATNLADGGNEQKTREWMTRFLKNVAVFDVGGRGATTSFVERGLGDVLISFESEVKNIQKQYGADNYDVVVPEVDILAEFPVAWVDRNVERNGTEKQAKAYLDFLYTPEAQQIFTRYNYRVYDKAAMDAVKDQFPQVKLFKVEDQFGNWEQVMKVHFNTDGVLDQLLAAGHKS, encoded by the coding sequence ATGAAAAAGTTAGGGCTAAAAAGCTGGATTATCGCAACGATGATTGCGACGTCTTCTGTCTCTGCGGCTGAGTTACTGAATAGCTCATATGATATTTCTCGTGAGCTGTTTGCTGAAATTAATCCGGCATTTGAAAAAGCCTGGAAGCAAAAAACGGGTGAAGACTTAACGATCAAACAGTCTCATGCTGGTTCATCAAAGCAAGCGTTGGCAATCCTACAGGGTTTGAAAGCGGATGTGGTTACTTACAATCAGGTGACGGATGTGCAGATTCTGCATGATAAAGGCAACCTGATTCCCGCTAACTGGCAAAGCCGCCTGGCGAATAACAGCTCTCCTTATTACTCCACCATGGCGTTTTTGGTACGTAAAGGAAACCCGAAAAAGATTCACAACTGGAACGATCTGGTTCGTGATGACGTGAAGCTGGTTTTCCCTAACCCTAAAACTTCCGGTAACGGTCGTTATACCTATCTGGCAGCCTGGGGAGCCACTAACCTGGCCGATGGCGGCAATGAACAAAAAACTCGCGAATGGATGACCCGCTTTCTGAAAAACGTAGCGGTATTTGACGTGGGTGGACGTGGCGCGACGACCTCATTTGTTGAGCGTGGGCTGGGTGATGTGCTGATCAGTTTTGAATCTGAAGTGAAGAATATTCAAAAGCAGTATGGTGCCGATAACTACGATGTTGTGGTTCCTGAGGTTGATATTCTGGCGGAGTTCCCGGTGGCATGGGTCGATCGTAACGTTGAACGTAATGGCACAGAGAAACAGGCTAAAGCCTATCTGGATTTCCTGTATACCCCGGAAGCTCAACAAATCTTCACTCGCTATAACTACCGCGTGTATGACAAAGCCGCGATGGACGCAGTGAAGGATCAATTCCCACAGGTAAAACTGTTTAAAGTGGAAGATCAGTTTGGTAACTGGGAGCAGGTAATGAAAGTACATTTCAATACCGATGGCGTTCTGGATCAACTGCTGGCTGCGGGGCATAAAAGCTAA
- a CDS encoding Dyp-type peroxidase — translation MAQVQSGILPEHCRFGIFIEAKVGEDLDQIRSGCKTFVKTLTELQQKFPEAALGAVISFGSDLWKTLSNGQGASELKPFTPLGNGLAPATQRDMLVHILSQRHDVNFTLAQAALKAFGSAITVEEETHGFRWTEERDLSGFVDGTENPVGDARPGVGIIPEGEDAGGSYVLVQRYVHNLDVWNNMPVKAQENAMGRTKVDNEELPSDKRQPTSHLGRVDLKEDGKGLKIIRQSLPYGTASGEHGLFFIAYCAHLHNIEQQLLSMFGERDGKTDQLLRFSKPVTGSYFFAPSLDKLLSL, via the coding sequence ATGGCTCAGGTTCAGAGCGGTATTTTGCCGGAACACTGTCGTTTTGGTATTTTTATTGAAGCAAAGGTTGGCGAGGATTTAGATCAGATCCGTAGCGGCTGCAAAACGTTTGTGAAGACGTTGACCGAACTACAACAAAAATTTCCTGAAGCTGCATTAGGTGCAGTGATCTCTTTCGGTTCAGATTTGTGGAAGACGCTATCCAATGGCCAGGGTGCCAGTGAACTTAAGCCATTTACTCCGTTGGGTAATGGATTAGCTCCAGCCACTCAACGCGATATGTTAGTTCATATCCTGTCTCAACGTCATGATGTTAACTTCACTCTGGCTCAGGCCGCATTAAAAGCCTTTGGCTCAGCTATTACTGTGGAAGAAGAAACTCATGGTTTTCGTTGGACAGAAGAACGTGATTTAAGTGGTTTTGTTGACGGCACAGAAAACCCGGTAGGGGATGCGCGTCCTGGCGTTGGTATCATTCCTGAAGGGGAAGATGCTGGCGGTAGTTATGTGTTGGTACAGCGTTATGTACATAATCTTGATGTCTGGAACAATATGCCGGTGAAAGCTCAAGAGAACGCCATGGGTCGGACAAAAGTAGATAACGAAGAGTTACCATCGGACAAGCGTCAGCCAACCTCTCATCTGGGCCGAGTTGACCTGAAAGAAGATGGCAAAGGTCTGAAAATTATTCGTCAAAGCCTGCCGTATGGTACTGCCAGCGGTGAACATGGTCTGTTCTTTATCGCTTATTGCGCCCATCTGCACAATATTGAACAGCAACTGCTGAGTATGTTTGGCGAGCGCGATGGTAAAACCGATCAATTGCTAAGATTCAGCAAACCGGTAACCGGGAGCTATTTCTTTGCCCCATCGTTAGACAAGTTACTCTCTTTATAA
- a CDS encoding RpoE-regulated lipoprotein gives MNIRIVLLLVPFFITGCSTVSNFSWSKLSPTNWFGSSLELNNAGLGEISSVTPMEEKALNQTLNGDYRLRKGMGMSNGQMTSYYEALNDDKVMLVFHGNSSNRVERIDVMDKSIETPKGSHVGTPFSDLYQKAFDVCRVGSGDDNGKVLCRSPESSRITYVFSGEWMGPSEIMPSDDKLKVWTISKMIWQSK, from the coding sequence ATGAATATACGTATTGTTTTACTGTTGGTTCCATTTTTCATTACAGGATGTTCGACAGTCAGTAATTTTTCCTGGTCTAAGTTATCGCCAACTAACTGGTTTGGCAGCTCTCTGGAATTAAATAATGCAGGGCTGGGGGAAATCTCCTCCGTGACGCCAATGGAAGAAAAAGCACTGAATCAAACGTTGAACGGTGATTACCGTTTGCGTAAAGGTATGGGAATGAGTAACGGTCAGATGACCAGCTACTATGAAGCGCTGAACGACGATAAAGTGATGTTGGTCTTCCACGGTAATTCATCAAACCGGGTTGAGCGTATTGACGTCATGGATAAATCGATTGAGACGCCAAAAGGCTCTCATGTGGGTACGCCATTCAGCGATCTTTACCAAAAAGCATTTGATGTTTGCCGGGTCGGCTCCGGAGACGATAACGGTAAAGTACTTTGTCGTTCACCCGAAAGTTCGCGCATTACTTATGTATTTAGCGGCGAATGGATGGGGCCATCAGAGATTATGCCTTCCGACGATAAGCTAAAAGTCTGGACTATCAGTAAAATGATATGGCAATCAAAGTAA
- a CDS encoding GNAT family acetyltransferase: MEIRIYKQDDFEDVITLWERCDLLRPWNDPETDIERKQNNDPELFLVAEVGGEVVGTIMGGYDGHRGSAYYLGVHPDYRGRGIANALISRLEKKLIARGCPKLQLLVRDDNDAVIGMYEKLGYEIQDTVCIGKRMIEDQEY, encoded by the coding sequence ATGGAAATCCGTATCTATAAACAAGATGACTTTGAAGATGTGATAACGCTGTGGGAACGCTGCGATTTACTGCGCCCGTGGAACGATCCTGAAACCGATATTGAACGTAAACAGAATAATGACCCGGAACTGTTTTTAGTTGCTGAGGTCGGAGGTGAGGTAGTTGGCACGATAATGGGCGGATATGATGGCCATCGTGGCTCTGCCTATTATCTTGGTGTACACCCAGATTACCGTGGCCGGGGCATAGCCAATGCGCTTATCAGCCGTCTGGAAAAGAAGCTGATAGCCCGCGGATGTCCAAAACTGCAACTTTTAGTGCGTGATGATAACGATGCCGTTATTGGTATGTATGAGAAACTGGGTTATGAAATCCAGGATACGGTGTGCATTGGTAAACGCATGATTGAGGATCAGGAGTATTAA
- a CDS encoding YaiI/YqxD family protein has translation MQIWVDADACPNVIKEVLFRAADRAQVMVTLVANQYIKTPPSPYIRSMQVAAGFDVADNEIVKRTEPGDLVITADIPLAAEVLEKGGAAINPRGERYSPATIREKLTMRDFMDTMRSSGIQTGGPSTLNQRDRQQFANELDKWLLMFKQQKK, from the coding sequence ATGCAAATCTGGGTCGATGCCGATGCCTGCCCCAATGTGATAAAAGAAGTGCTGTTTCGCGCGGCAGATCGTGCGCAGGTCATGGTAACGCTGGTCGCTAATCAATATATCAAAACGCCACCGTCTCCTTATATCCGCAGCATGCAGGTTGCGGCAGGTTTTGATGTAGCTGACAACGAAATCGTTAAACGCACTGAACCCGGTGATTTGGTCATCACCGCAGATATTCCACTGGCTGCCGAAGTTCTGGAAAAAGGTGGCGCAGCCATCAATCCCAGAGGCGAACGTTACTCCCCCGCCACTATCCGCGAAAAACTCACCATGCGTGACTTTATGGACACCATGCGCTCCAGCGGCATCCAAACCGGCGGCCCCAGCACCCTGAACCAACGCGATCGTCAACAGTTCGCTAATGAGCTGGATAAGTGGTTGTTGATGTTTAAGCAGCAGAAGAAATAG